The following proteins come from a genomic window of Montipora foliosa isolate CH-2021 chromosome 2, ASM3666993v2, whole genome shotgun sequence:
- the LOC137991604 gene encoding uncharacterized protein, translating into MGQLPEDRLKPAPPWYSTGIDLFGPFKIRDEVKKRTFSKAYGVIFNCLGTRAVYLDLAADYSTDKFLMVLRRFVSLNGYPSKLLSDNGTQLIAASKELTAITKTWDWKKIKEYGVMKGLQWIFTPADAPWQNGVTEALIRSVKRAIEFSVGENALTFSELQTVLFEIANLLNERPIGRHPTSPEDGAYLCPNDLLLGRATSRIPNGPFDENANTQKRFTFVQTIVHTFWKKWNSNYFPSLILRQKWHTSHRNLKIGDVVMIQDSNLVRGNWKLGKVSNVYPGADGKVRRVDVQYKNLTVNEPMKQYQGKGYVTVQRPVQRLVLLIPIDENKINF; encoded by the coding sequence ATGGGCCAATTACCTGAAGACAGATTGAAGCCAGCACCGCCATGGTACAGTACAGGAATTGATCTTTTTGGTCCCTTTAAAATTCGGGACGAGGTAAAGAAGAGAACGTTCTCTAAAGCTTATGGAGTAATATTTAATTGTCTCGGAACAAGAGCTGTTTATCTGGATCTGGCAGCAGATTATAGTACAGACAAATTTCTGATGGTACTCAGAAGATTTGTGTCCCTAAACGGATATCCATCCAAGCTATTGTCTGACAACGGTACTCAACTAATTGCAGCAAGTAAGGAACTAACCGCTATAACAAAAACATGGGATTGGAAGAAAATTAAGGAATATGGCGTCATGAAAGGATTGCAATGGATCTTCACCCCAGCAGATGCCCCATGGCAAAATGGAGTAACTGAAGCTCTTATAAGATCGGTCAAGCGAGCAATTGAATTCTCGGTTGGTGAAAATGCTTTAACCTTCTCTGAATTGCAAACAGTTTTATTCGAGATTGCCAACTTGCTAAATGAAAGACCAATAGGGCGACACCCAACATCCCCTGAGGACGGAGCATATTTATGCCCAAATGACTTACTGTTAGGCAGAGCCACAAGCAGGATACCAAATGGCCCATTTGATGAAAACGCGAACACCCAAAAACGTTTCACGTTCGTCCAGACAATTGTTCATACATTCTGGAAAAAATGGAACTCGAACTACTTCCCAAGCTTGATATTAAGGCAAAAATGGCACACATCTCACCGAAATTTGAAAATCGGAGACGTAGTTATGATACAAGATTCCAACTTAGTGAGAGGAAACTGGAAGCTTGGAAAAGTGTCAAATGTTTACCCAGGTGCAGATGGGAAAGTGCGAAGAGTAGACGTGCAATACAAGAATCTCACCGTAAACGAACCTATGAAGCAATACCAAGGCAAAGGATATGTCACTGTTCAACGTCCTGTACAGAGACTTGTATTACTTATACCGattgatgaaaacaaaattaacttctAA
- the LOC137991605 gene encoding uncharacterized protein, with protein sequence MWDNAASLCFITNTKAKQEKLKGSKVELSVIKVGAQSEKIKTNKYKVPLIDKQGHVIEFEAYGIERITSDIESVNIDDIVHLFKNVTKEEIERPSGPVDILIGYEYAAYHPEREQNIGHLVLLRNRFGRCIGGTHPLLKESHLYHDFINARVNTVVGKINIEDFYKIENLGVECKPKCGGCRCGKCSLGAKDCTIQEERELELIERNLNFNKEENRWVAEYPWIKDPQNLPDNRKVAFAKLITTEKRLRRNTEHAKVYDNQIKDMVTRGVARKLSKKELTLYKGPVHYIGHHEVLKPDSKSTPVRIVFNSSANYMGHILNEYWAKGPDLLNNLLGVLIRFRENKVAFIGDIKKMYHTVKMTELDQHTHRFLWRDMDSTREPDTYIMLRVSFGDKPSATIATVALRKTAEMSREKYPEAADIIQRNTYMDDIIESTDDRKQAIKLTQDIEKAIIKGGFEVKEWMFSSDTDRQEKTNIPIEEQTEKILGVKWSQSEDQLCLEVKVNFTTKRIHTSRSTSDIVPTQDPQQLTKRIILSQINSVYDPLGLAGPFTVRAKILLRRLWGTEPKLDWDDPIPEENQQNWSIFFNDLKDMNQIRFTRCLKPMDAIGDPILVVFSDASKDAYAACAYVRWQRKNNQFESNLILSKNRLAPIKKMSIDRIELCGAVLNKRLKVFIEKECRYRFEKIYHIVDSQIVHAMIQKSSYGFNTFAATRIGEIQEGTNPENWYWVESKYNIADCLTRGRKPDDIGLESTWQKGPDFLKQTEDKWPITRDYLEPKLSEVIRTTMVTKIEGTHDTLALRIDIAKYSSYGKLLRVTARILKFYSKFPKPSFKSATQELTPEDIKKSEIFWIKEIQQNMRNDIENGKYNRLCVLSHAKTASM encoded by the coding sequence ATGTGGGATAACGCCGCATCACTTTGTTTTATCACAAACACTAAAGCAAAGCAAGAGAAACTTAAAGGATCCAAAGTCGAACTTTCAGTCATCAAAGTTGGAGCACAGAGCGAGAAGATTAAGACCAACAAATACAAGGTACCTCTTATAGATAAGCAAGGTCACGTCATCGAATTCGAAGCTTACGGCATCGAAAGGATCACCTCAGACATTGAAAGTGTTAACATAGACGACATAGTACATCTTTTCAAGAACGTCACAAAGGAAGAAATCGAGCGACCCTCAGGACCTGTGGACATTTTAATCGGTTACGAATATGCAGCCTATCACCCGGAAAGAGAACAAAACATCGGTCATCTTGTGCTCTTAAGGAATCGTTTCGGGCGATGTATTGGAGGAACGCACCCGTTACTTAAAGAATCACATCTGTATCACGATTTCATCAATGCCAGAGTCAACACAGTTGTAGGCAAAATCAATATAGAAGACTTTTACAAAATTGAGAACCTTGGCGTAGAATGCAAACCGAAATGTGGAGGATGTAGATGTGGAAAATGTTCCTTAGGCGCGAAAGACtgcactattcaagaagagcgAGAGCTGGAACTAATCGAACGAAATCTAAACTTTAACAAAGAGGAAAATCGCTGGGTCGCTGAGTATCCCTGGATCAAGGATCCTCAGAATCTTCCTGACAACCGGAAGGTCGCTTTCGCGAAACTGATAACGACCGAGAAACGTCTAAGAAGGAACACCGAACACGCAAAAGTGTATGACAACCAGATAAAAGACATGGTAACTAGAGGAGTTGCAAGGAAACTCTCCAAAAAGGAACTAACACTCTACAAAGGACCGGTGCATTATATCGGACATCATGAAGTTCTCAAGCCTGATTCCAAATCTACCCCAGTGCGCATAGTGTTCAATAGCAGCGCCAATTACATGGGTCATATCTTGAATGAGTATTGGGCTAAAGGTCCTGACCTACTCAATAACTTATTGGGAGTCCTTATACGTTTCCGAGAGAATAAAGTAGCCTTCATTGGTGATATTAAAAAGATGTACCACACTGTGAAGATGACAGAGTTAGATCAGCACACCCACCGATTTCTGTGGAGGGATATGGATAGTACAAGAGAACCCGACACATACATAATGCTCAGAGTTTCATTCGGTGACAAGCCGTCAGCTACAATTGCAACCGTTGCTCTGAGAAAAACCGCAGAGATGTCAAGAGAGAAATACCCAGAAGCAGCAGATATAATACAAAGAAATACGTACATGGACGACATAATCGAAAGTACGGACGATCGCAAACAAGCTATTAAACTGACTCAAGATATCGAGAAGGCTATTATTAAAGGAGGATTTGAAGTCAAAGAGTGGATGTTCTCAAGCGATACTGAcagacaagaaaaaacaaatatacCGATCGAggaacaaacagaaaagatacttggagtTAAATGGAGTCAATCAGAAGATCAACTGTGTTTGGAAGTCAAGGTTAACTTTACTACCAAGCGAATACATACTTCAAGGTCTACGAGCGATATCGTCCCCACCCAAGATCCCCAACAGCTCACAAAGCGTATAATCTTGTCACAGATCAACAGCGTGTATGATCCCCTAGGGTTGGCAGGACCATTTACAGTAAGGGCCAAAATTCTTTTACGCCGTTTGTGGGGAACTGAACCGAAACTTGACTGGGACGACCCTATACCCGAGGAAAACCAACAGAATTGGTCTATTTTCTTCAACGATTTGAAAGACATGAATCAAATCAGATTTACGAGATGCCTTAAACCAATGGATGCTATTGGCGACCCCATTCTCGTTGTGTTTAGTGACGCATCCAAAGACGCATACGCTGCATGTGCATATGTACGGTGGCAAAGAAAGAATAACCAATTTGAGAGCAATTTAATACTGTCCAAAAATCGTCTTGCACCAATAAAAAAGATGTCCATTGACCGTATAGAACTGTGTGGAGCGGTACTGAACAAACGCCTAAAAGTGTTCATAGAAAAGGAATGTAGATATCGCTTTGAAAAGATCTACCACATCGTAGATTCTCAGATTGTACATGCCATGATACAGAAAAGCTCATACGGGTTCAACACGTTCGCCGCCACTAGAATAGGTGAAATACAGGAAGGAACAAACCCTGAAAACTGGTATTGGGTAGAGAGTAAATATAACATAGCTGACTGTTTGACAAGAGGCAGGAAGCCCGATGACATTGGACTTGAAAGCACATGGCAAAAGGGTCCCGATTTTCTTAAACAAACAGAAGACAAGTGGCCAATCACTCGTGATTACTTGGAGCCAAAACTATCCGAAGTAATCCGGACTACAATGGTAACGAAGATAGAAGGAACTCATGATACCCTAGCGTTACGAATTGACATCGCCAAATATTCGAGTTACGGCAAACTACTACGTGTCACTgcaagaattttgaaattttacagcAAATTTCCCAAACCGTCATTTAAAAGCGCAACGCAAGAACTGACACCTGAAGATATTAAAAAGTCAGAGATTTTCTGGATCAAAGAGATTCAGCAGAACATGAGAAATGATATTGAAAATGGCAAGTACAACCGTTTGTGTGTCCTATCACACGCAAAGACGGCATCTATGTAG
- the LOC137991603 gene encoding uncharacterized protein, with protein sequence MGLQFGIGRCTAMLLKADFCKAITKRAPQFIKFPETEEELTQNIRLFAQKSPFPQVVGAIDGSHIPLKTVPVNERIEYFNRKQDYSIVVQAVADASFKFLDVSTGFPGSIHDARILRLSKVHSEVGQGNWLNGPSKQIGACEVGPLLVGDSAYPLSKWLMKPFKQTCTLTESQLQYNCALSQARVVIEQAYGILKGRWRCLYKAMEEKISSVPLTIMACCVLHNICIIVGDPSTIDPVEDDYEDEDSFNGDMQLGASDIRDNIMQYLS encoded by the coding sequence ATGGGCCTGCAATTTGGTATTGGAAGATGCACGGCAATGCTTTTAAAAGCTGATTTTTGTAAGGCCATTACCAAAAGAGCTCCTCAATTTATAAAATTTCCAGAAACTGAAGAGGAGCTTACCCAAAACATTCGCTTATTCGCACAGAAGTCTCCATTTCCACAAGTGGTAGGCGCAATTGACGGAAGCCATATCCCTTTAAAAACAGTACCCGTGAACGAACGAATAGAATACTTCAATCGCAAGCAGGACTATTCTATTGTAGTCCAAGCTGTTGCCGATGCGTCCTTTAAATTTCTCGATGTAAGTACAGGCTTTCCTGGCAGTATACATGATGCCCGCATTCTCCGATTGAGCAAAGTGCACAGCGAGGTTGGTCAAGGTAACTGGCTAAACGGGCCATCTAAACAAATTGGGGCTTGTGAAGTCGGACCTTTGCTTGTTGGGGACTCAGCTTATCCCTTATCAAAGTGGTTAATGAAACCTTTCAAGCAAACTTGTACATTAACCGAGAGTCAGTTGCAGTACAATTGTGCCCTCAGTCAAGCGCGGGTTGTTATAGAACAAGCCTACGGAATTTTGAAAGGTCGCTGGAGGTGTCTCTATAAAGCAATGGAGGAAAAGATAAGTAGCGTCCCCCTCACTATCATGGCTTGTTGTGTCCTGCACAACATCTGTATTATTGTGGGAGACCCAAGCACTATAGACCCAGTTGAGGACGACTATGAGGATGAAGATTCTTTCAATGGGGATATGCAGTTGGGCGCTTCGGACATTAGAGATAATATAATGCAGTATCTATCATAG